In Hydrogenoanaerobacterium saccharovorans, a single window of DNA contains:
- a CDS encoding zinc-ribbon domain containing protein: MYEDRTLICKECGAEFVFTAGEQEFYAEKGFVNEPQRCKACRDARKNSMKSEREMFTASCAACGKEAKVPFRPREDRPVYCSECFAKMKAE, translated from the coding sequence ATGTACGAAGACAGAACCCTTATTTGCAAAGAGTGTGGAGCAGAATTCGTTTTCACCGCAGGTGAGCAGGAGTTCTACGCAGAAAAAGGCTTTGTAAACGAGCCGCAGAGATGTAAAGCTTGCCGTGACGCACGCAAAAACAGCATGAAATCTGAGAGAGAGATGTTCACTGCTTCTTGCGCAGCTTGCGGTAAAGAAGCAAAAGTTCCTTTCAGACCCCGTGAAGACAGACCTGTATATTGCAGCGAGTGCTTTGCAAAAATGAAAGCTGAGTAA
- a CDS encoding late competence development ComFB family protein, whose product MKPYNLMETVVTQKLDQMIDTLGCCKCEQCRWDIVCYVLNRIPPKYVITHEGELFSKLDTVNVQYEMDIVTLLTQAARMIQKNPRH is encoded by the coding sequence ATGAAACCGTATAATTTGATGGAAACCGTTGTAACGCAAAAGCTAGACCAAATGATTGATACCCTGGGCTGCTGCAAATGTGAACAATGCCGATGGGATATTGTTTGCTATGTTTTAAACAGAATACCGCCCAAATATGTTATTACCCATGAAGGCGAGCTTTTTTCAAAATTAGATACTGTGAATGTGCAATACGAAATGGATATTGTAACACTTCTTACGCAGGCTGCCCGTATGATACAGAAAAACCCGAGGCACTAA
- a CDS encoding DUF1858 domain-containing protein, giving the protein MAFEVTKDTVIGDILDYDATTAQFFLAMGMHCLGCPSSRGESIEEACAVQGVNCNELVDKLNKHLGN; this is encoded by the coding sequence ATGGCATTTGAAGTAACAAAAGATACAGTTATAGGTGATATTCTCGATTACGATGCGACCACAGCCCAATTTTTTTTGGCAATGGGGATGCACTGTCTAGGCTGTCCATCTTCCCGCGGTGAATCGATCGAAGAAGCATGCGCAGTACAAGGTGTAAATTGCAATGAATTGGTGGACAAGCTGAACAAGCATCTTGGAAATTAA
- a CDS encoding class I SAM-dependent methyltransferase, giving the protein MNELPILDERLSLIAGLVRQGSTVADIGADHGYLVTWLIKQGICPQGFACDINEMPLARSRRTVEQYGVADRVRLVLSNGLECLQENDADDIVIAGMGGDLIAKILAAAAWKNPQKHYLLQPMTRADELRRWLCANGYEIICEHSARANRFRYTVLSVRYTGKITVCSDLFAVVGKLPECPAEDAHAYIRWQAEIVHKKIKGLQASKNRREQAAPLELLYHAILCTIGEDEI; this is encoded by the coding sequence ATGAACGAATTACCGATATTAGACGAGCGTTTGTCGCTGATTGCCGGTTTGGTACGCCAAGGCAGCACCGTTGCCGATATCGGCGCAGACCATGGTTATTTGGTAACTTGGCTGATAAAGCAGGGTATCTGCCCACAGGGGTTTGCATGCGATATCAACGAAATGCCCTTGGCACGCAGCCGCCGTACCGTTGAGCAATACGGCGTTGCCGACCGTGTGCGGCTTGTGCTTTCAAACGGGTTGGAATGTTTGCAAGAAAACGATGCGGATGATATCGTCATTGCAGGTATGGGCGGCGACTTGATTGCGAAAATTCTTGCCGCCGCTGCATGGAAGAACCCGCAAAAGCATTACCTGCTGCAACCTATGACGCGGGCGGATGAGCTGCGCCGCTGGCTATGCGCAAATGGGTATGAAATTATCTGTGAACACAGCGCAAGGGCAAACCGTTTTCGCTATACCGTTTTATCGGTGCGTTATACCGGTAAAATTACAGTTTGCAGCGATTTATTTGCTGTAGTCGGCAAACTGCCCGAATGCCCAGCAGAGGATGCACACGCTTATATTCGCTGGCAGGCGGAAATTGTACATAAAAAAATAAAAGGGCTGCAAGCATCGAAAAACCGCAGGGAACAGGCTGCCCCGCTTGAATTGCTGTATCACGCGATTTTATGTACGATTGGGGAGGATGAAATATGA
- a CDS encoding Nif3-like dinuclear metal center hexameric protein — protein MNTVRDVYEYINAFAPFYTAESWDNSGLLVEAKGAEIDKVLIALDITTDVVEEANEIGANLIVSHHPVIFEPLKRIASDDVVYQLAKHDISAICAHTNLDVAQGGVNDILAHRLNLQNIQPLEPLDSNGLSLGRIGELNNTMDCAAFLDSVKKELGCSGLKYTQGCTQIKRVAVCGGAGASLVYRAAQLQADALVTADSKHNILLDAKKLGITLVDAGHYCTEQVVLQPLAEKLRKAFPSLCIVCSQREGDPVQYQ, from the coding sequence ATGAATACAGTACGCGATGTTTACGAATATATCAATGCGTTTGCACCTTTTTATACAGCAGAAAGCTGGGATAACAGCGGGCTTTTGGTTGAGGCAAAAGGTGCCGAGATTGATAAGGTTTTGATTGCACTGGATATCACCACAGATGTGGTAGAGGAAGCAAATGAAATCGGCGCGAACCTGATTGTATCGCATCACCCTGTTATTTTTGAGCCGCTCAAACGTATTGCGTCAGATGATGTTGTTTATCAGCTTGCAAAACATGATATCAGCGCAATTTGCGCACACACCAATCTTGATGTGGCTCAGGGCGGTGTAAACGATATTTTGGCACACCGGCTCAATCTGCAAAATATACAGCCGTTGGAGCCGCTTGATAGCAACGGGCTGTCGCTGGGGCGTATCGGCGAGTTAAATAATACAATGGATTGCGCAGCATTTCTTGATTCGGTTAAAAAAGAATTGGGATGCAGCGGGTTAAAATACACACAGGGATGCACGCAGATAAAACGGGTAGCAGTTTGCGGCGGTGCAGGTGCAAGCCTTGTTTACCGTGCGGCACAGCTGCAAGCCGATGCACTTGTAACTGCTGACAGCAAGCACAACATACTGCTTGACGCAAAAAAACTTGGCATTACGTTGGTGGATGCGGGGCATTACTGTACCGAGCAAGTAGTATTGCAGCCGCTTGCCGAAAAACTCCGCAAAGCATTCCCGTCGCTTTGCATCGTTTGCTCACAGCGCGAGGGCGACCCTGTGCAATATCAATAA
- a CDS encoding Rqc2 family fibronectin-binding protein: MALDGAFLSELKNEIETLAINSRVDRIHQPSREELVIALRWRGGGGKLLLSAGANSPRVHFTEVVQENPKQPPMFCMLMRKHLGNARLIAVRQIALDRILHLDFEAVNELGDLVVLTIAVEIMGRHSNIILIDQNQKIIDSIKRIDDEMSSVRQILPGMTYTLPPLQNKLVLTSCTPAQVADRVRSGRNVELSKAIMDALMGVSPILCRELAHYAARGRELLAAELDDDTVSRLEFAVGNLIATLQNHTGVPTLVAEPDGRPRDFSFIDIHQYGHLMLTKHYDSYSSLLDSFYSERDRMERMKVRSHDLLRLLANTSDRIVRKLYAQKQELLECADRDKLKVMGDLINANIYRLEKGQTYFDAENFYEEGSPILRIPLDPQYTPAKNAQKYYAEYRKADTAEKMLHTLIAQAEEESRYIDSVFDALSRADCEAELAAIREEFAQGGYIKNYKSKYKRPEKLALQKYLSSDGFTILSGRNNVQNDQLTLKTARGCDIWFHTQKIPGSHTVVITEGKPVPNQTLTEAAMIAAYNSKARESAQVAVDYTAIKNVKKPNGAKPGMVIYDPYQTAYVTPDKGFIEKLKLL, encoded by the coding sequence ATGGCACTGGACGGTGCATTTCTCAGCGAACTTAAAAATGAAATCGAAACGCTTGCCATAAACAGCCGTGTAGACCGTATCCATCAGCCCTCACGCGAGGAGTTGGTGATTGCGCTGCGGTGGAGAGGCGGCGGGGGCAAGCTGCTGCTGTCAGCTGGGGCAAACAGTCCTCGTGTCCATTTTACCGAGGTGGTGCAGGAGAACCCCAAGCAGCCCCCTATGTTTTGCATGCTGATGCGCAAGCACCTCGGCAATGCAAGGTTGATTGCGGTAAGGCAGATTGCTTTAGACCGTATTTTGCATCTCGATTTTGAAGCAGTCAATGAATTGGGCGATTTGGTGGTGCTCACCATTGCTGTGGAAATTATGGGGCGCCACTCGAACATTATTTTGATAGACCAAAACCAGAAAATTATTGATTCCATCAAGCGCATCGACGATGAAATGTCTTCGGTACGCCAAATTCTGCCCGGAATGACGTATACTTTGCCTCCTTTGCAAAACAAGCTTGTACTTACAAGCTGTACCCCTGCACAGGTGGCGGACCGTGTGCGTTCGGGGCGTAATGTAGAGCTTTCTAAGGCTATCATGGATGCATTGATGGGAGTTTCGCCGATACTGTGCCGCGAACTGGCGCATTATGCTGCGCGCGGCAGAGAACTGCTTGCCGCCGAATTGGATGATGATACAGTGTCGCGCCTTGAGTTTGCGGTGGGCAATTTGATTGCAACCCTGCAAAACCACACGGGGGTGCCTACACTGGTTGCCGAACCCGACGGCCGCCCGCGCGATTTTTCGTTTATCGATATCCACCAGTACGGACATCTGATGCTGACAAAGCATTACGATAGCTACTCCAGCCTGCTGGACAGCTTTTACAGTGAACGTGACAGGATGGAGCGTATGAAGGTGCGCTCGCACGATTTGCTGCGCCTGCTCGCCAATACGTCCGACCGCATTGTGCGCAAGCTGTACGCACAAAAGCAAGAGCTTTTGGAATGTGCCGACCGTGACAAGCTCAAGGTGATGGGCGACCTTATCAATGCAAATATTTACCGCCTTGAAAAAGGGCAGACTTACTTTGATGCCGAAAATTTTTACGAAGAAGGCAGTCCTATCCTTCGTATTCCGCTGGACCCGCAGTATACGCCTGCAAAAAATGCACAAAAATACTATGCCGAGTACCGTAAGGCAGATACCGCCGAAAAGATGCTGCACACTTTGATTGCACAGGCGGAAGAAGAAAGCAGATACATCGATTCGGTTTTCGATGCGCTTTCGCGTGCCGATTGCGAGGCAGAGCTCGCTGCTATTCGTGAAGAGTTTGCTCAGGGCGGATACATTAAAAACTACAAAAGTAAGTACAAGCGCCCCGAAAAACTGGCACTGCAAAAATACCTCTCCTCCGATGGCTTTACCATACTGTCGGGTAGAAACAATGTGCAAAATGACCAGTTAACGCTGAAGACGGCGCGCGGCTGCGATATTTGGTTTCATACGCAGAAAATCCCCGGCTCACATACGGTTGTGATTACCGAGGGCAAACCGGTTCCGAACCAAACCCTCACCGAGGCGGCAATGATTGCGGCATACAACAGCAAAGCGCGTGAATCTGCCCAGGTAGCAGTAGATTATACTGCCATTAAAAATGTAAAAAAGCCAAACGGAGCAAAACCCGGGATGGTGATTTACGACCCCTACCAAACAGCTTATGTGACGCCTGACAAAGGTTTTATAGAAAAATTGAAACTTTTGTAA
- a CDS encoding APC family permease, with protein MEQRKYGLPTAIAMIVGIVIGSGIFFKSDNILVFTQGNILSGVIALCVAAISIVFGCLALTELAARTDKAGGIISYAEVFCGERTACGFGWFHTFVYYPTLTVVVSWVAGVYINMLFGISNTLENQVLIGSLCLVLVFGWNVASAKLGGYFQNISTVIKLLPLLLFAVAGFALGNPTASFAQDLQTVRTASWIAAIAPVVFAFDGWMVSTSICHEIKNSKRNLPLAMIIAPILILIVYVLYFVGITSLVGADQELALGDAHVDAAAKMLLGPTGAKAVLVFVIISVLGTVNGLVMGTIRLPYSLSLRGMLPVSDKYNLVNPKTGIPMKSALLAFVLSSVWMFVHYVTQKFELLPNSDISEIAIVVNYVGAALLYLAVMRLAKKGEIKSKVRGYLLPALAMTGSAIILFAGMQNPLFWYDVILCLCVVALSQLYYAKRKIK; from the coding sequence ATGGAACAGCGCAAATACGGCTTACCCACGGCAATCGCGATGATTGTAGGTATTGTCATCGGTTCTGGTATTTTTTTCAAAAGCGATAATATCCTCGTTTTTACACAAGGTAATATTTTGTCAGGGGTAATTGCATTGTGTGTTGCAGCAATTAGTATTGTGTTTGGCTGCCTTGCGCTTACAGAACTTGCCGCACGTACCGATAAAGCGGGCGGTATTATCTCGTACGCTGAGGTTTTTTGCGGTGAGCGTACGGCTTGCGGCTTTGGTTGGTTTCATACCTTTGTATATTACCCAACACTCACAGTGGTTGTTTCGTGGGTAGCAGGTGTTTACATTAACATGCTTTTCGGTATTTCAAACACGCTCGAAAATCAAGTGCTAATCGGCTCGCTGTGCCTTGTTTTGGTGTTTGGCTGGAATGTTGCATCCGCAAAGCTGGGCGGATATTTCCAGAACATCTCTACGGTGATTAAGCTGCTGCCGCTGCTCTTATTTGCTGTAGCAGGTTTTGCGTTAGGTAACCCAACTGCGTCGTTTGCGCAGGATCTTCAAACGGTGCGCACAGCATCTTGGATTGCCGCAATAGCCCCTGTGGTATTTGCTTTTGACGGCTGGATGGTTTCAACGTCAATTTGCCATGAAATTAAAAATTCCAAACGGAATTTGCCGCTTGCTATGATTATTGCGCCAATCCTTATCTTGATTGTGTATGTGCTGTATTTTGTGGGTATCACCTCACTGGTAGGTGCCGACCAGGAGCTTGCACTCGGCGATGCGCATGTAGATGCTGCCGCAAAGATGCTGTTGGGCCCCACCGGTGCCAAAGCGGTGTTGGTTTTTGTCATCATATCGGTTTTGGGCACGGTAAACGGTCTTGTTATGGGTACCATTCGTCTTCCGTATTCGCTTTCACTAAGGGGAATGCTGCCGGTATCGGATAAATATAATCTTGTCAACCCGAAAACAGGTATTCCTATGAAATCGGCTCTGCTTGCATTTGTACTCAGCAGTGTGTGGATGTTCGTTCACTATGTTACACAAAAATTCGAGCTGTTGCCTAACAGCGACATTTCTGAAATTGCCATTGTTGTAAACTATGTGGGTGCCGCCTTGCTGTATCTTGCGGTGATGCGGCTTGCCAAAAAAGGTGAGATTAAAAGTAAGGTGCGAGGTTACCTGCTGCCGGCTCTTGCTATGACAGGTTCTGCCATCATATTATTTGCAGGGATGCAAAATCCTCTGTTCTGGTATGATGTTATCCTGTGTTTGTGTGTTGTAGCGTTGTCGCAGCTTTATTATGCAAAACGAAAAATAAAATAG
- a CDS encoding ABC transporter substrate-binding protein has protein sequence MKAKRILAMLLAAAIAFSSTACKKKDGSSSVADTSVDTGEKTEVDIIQFKVEISDALTKAAKTYMDANPDVKINIDTVGGGADYGAALKAKMQSGNKPDIFNIGGPQDLKDWSEKLEDLTDQPWVKNAATGTLLAVTQNDKVYGLPYSIEGYGFVYNRAIFETAGIPVDNLNTYAAIENAMKTLKAKIDKGELKEKYPALEAVTELPAKETWVTGLHTLNLALTNEFKGPMEAFEAKTVKFTHSNALKSLIDLQALYTKNANDLGKLNSVDYATQVASGIAIERVAVIQQGNWVYNEVANVDEDVARNLDMMPLPLKGVVEDFIPVGVPMYWCINKESTGAEKAAAKDFLNWLYQSEEGKRIVVTEFGFIPAFTNYTDLEPADPLGKAVKKFSDAGKTMPWVFMGYPTSWGMEVFGSSLQKYFAGEIKWEDLINEARAKWEEARKNVAGNASSPSSSSESSSVTSSTSSAA, from the coding sequence ATGAAAGCAAAAAGAATATTGGCAATGCTGCTTGCAGCAGCAATAGCATTTTCTTCAACGGCTTGTAAGAAAAAAGACGGCAGTTCATCCGTTGCAGATACGAGTGTAGACACAGGTGAAAAAACCGAAGTAGATATCATACAGTTTAAAGTTGAAATATCCGATGCACTTACCAAAGCAGCTAAAACTTATATGGATGCAAATCCGGATGTCAAAATCAACATCGATACCGTGGGCGGAGGTGCCGATTACGGTGCGGCGCTGAAAGCAAAAATGCAGTCCGGCAACAAACCCGATATTTTTAATATCGGCGGCCCGCAAGATTTAAAAGACTGGAGCGAGAAACTGGAAGATTTGACCGATCAGCCGTGGGTAAAAAATGCAGCAACAGGCACGTTACTGGCTGTAACGCAAAACGATAAAGTATACGGGTTGCCTTACTCCATTGAGGGATACGGGTTTGTGTATAATCGTGCCATTTTTGAAACTGCGGGGATACCTGTAGATAACCTTAACACCTACGCCGCAATCGAAAATGCAATGAAAACACTGAAAGCAAAAATTGATAAAGGGGAGCTCAAAGAAAAATACCCTGCGTTGGAGGCTGTCACCGAACTGCCTGCGAAAGAAACATGGGTAACGGGTTTGCATACGCTTAATTTGGCGCTTACCAACGAATTTAAAGGCCCCATGGAGGCATTCGAGGCAAAAACCGTAAAATTCACCCATTCCAATGCATTGAAATCTTTAATCGATTTGCAAGCGCTGTATACCAAAAATGCGAACGATTTGGGCAAACTTAATTCTGTCGATTATGCTACACAAGTTGCCAGCGGGATCGCTATCGAACGCGTAGCGGTAATTCAGCAGGGCAATTGGGTTTACAACGAGGTTGCTAATGTAGATGAAGATGTTGCACGCAACCTTGATATGATGCCGCTGCCGCTCAAAGGCGTTGTTGAAGATTTCATCCCTGTTGGTGTGCCGATGTACTGGTGCATTAATAAAGAAAGCACCGGTGCCGAGAAAGCGGCGGCAAAAGATTTTCTCAATTGGCTTTATCAAAGTGAAGAGGGTAAGCGCATTGTTGTAACCGAATTCGGCTTTATACCTGCTTTTACCAACTACACCGACCTTGAGCCTGCCGACCCTCTTGGCAAAGCAGTTAAAAAATTCTCCGACGCAGGCAAAACCATGCCTTGGGTGTTTATGGGCTACCCCACTTCTTGGGGTATGGAGGTTTTCGGGAGCAGCCTGCAAAAATATTTTGCAGGTGAGATAAAATGGGAAGATTTGATTAATGAAGCACGAGCCAAGTGGGAAGAGGCGCGCAAAAATGTTGCAGGCAATGCGAGCAGCCCATCTTCAAGCAGTGAAAGTTCATCGGTGACCTCGTCAACAAGCAGTGCCGCTTGA